In a single window of the Pedococcus dokdonensis genome:
- a CDS encoding DNA-directed RNA polymerase subunit alpha, translated as MLIAQRPSLSEEVVADNRSRFVIEPLEPGFGYTLGNSMRRTLLSSIPGASVTSIRIDGVLHEFSTIPGVKEDVTEIILNIKGLVVSSEHDEPVVMYLRKQGAGAVTAADIAPPAGVEVHNPDLHIATLNGKGKIEMELTVERGRGYVSANQNKSGDQEIGRIPVDSIYSPVLAVTYKVEATRVEQRTDFDKLIVDVETKNSMAPRDAMASAGKTLVELFGLARELNVEAEGIDMGPSPTDAALAADLALPIEDLDLTVRSYNCLKREGIHTVGELVGRSEADLLDIRNFGAKSIDEVKAKLVGMGLALKDSPPGFDPSAIADNYGDYDDDFADDGRALAEDEQL; from the coding sequence GTGCTCATCGCACAGCGCCCCTCCCTCAGCGAAGAGGTCGTTGCGGACAACCGCAGCCGCTTCGTCATCGAGCCCCTCGAGCCCGGCTTCGGCTACACGCTCGGCAACTCGATGCGCCGCACGCTCCTCTCGAGCATCCCCGGCGCCTCCGTGACCAGCATCCGCATCGACGGCGTGCTGCACGAGTTCTCCACGATCCCCGGGGTCAAGGAGGACGTCACCGAGATCATCCTCAACATCAAGGGTCTGGTTGTCTCCTCGGAGCACGACGAGCCGGTCGTCATGTACCTGCGCAAGCAGGGTGCGGGCGCCGTGACCGCGGCCGACATCGCGCCGCCGGCCGGTGTCGAGGTGCACAACCCCGACCTGCACATCGCCACGCTCAACGGCAAGGGCAAGATCGAGATGGAGCTGACCGTCGAGCGCGGTCGCGGCTACGTCTCGGCCAACCAGAACAAGTCCGGTGACCAGGAGATCGGTCGCATCCCGGTCGACTCGATCTACTCGCCGGTGCTGGCCGTCACCTACAAGGTCGAGGCCACCCGTGTCGAGCAGCGCACCGACTTCGACAAGCTGATCGTCGACGTCGAGACCAAGAACTCGATGGCCCCGCGCGACGCGATGGCCTCCGCCGGCAAGACCCTGGTCGAGCTGTTCGGCCTGGCCCGCGAGCTCAACGTCGAGGCCGAGGGCATCGACATGGGCCCGTCGCCGACCGACGCCGCCCTGGCCGCCGACCTGGCGCTGCCGATCGAGGACCTCGACCTCACCGTGCGGTCCTACAACTGCCTCAAGCGCGAGGGCATCCACACCGTGGGTGAGCTCGTCGGGCGCAGCGAGGCCGACCTGCTCGACATCCGCAACTTCGGTGCGAAGTCGATCGACGAGGTCAAGGCCAAGCTGGTCGGCATGGGTCTGGCCCTCAAGGACAGCCCGCCCGGGTTCGACCCGTCCGCGATCGCCGACAACTACGGCGACTACGACGACGACTTCGCTGACGACGGCCGCGCCCTGGCCGAAGACGAGCAGCTCTGA
- the rpsD gene encoding 30S ribosomal protein S4, translating to MARYTGPITKKSRRLKVDLVGGDKNFELRPFPPGQHGRRRMQEKEYLTQLQEKQKARFTYGVMEKQFRGYYEEASRRSGKTGETLLQILESRLDNVVYRAGLARTRRAARQLVTHGHFEVNGVRVDVPSYRVEQYDIITVRKQSEKTFPIELARQTFGERPTPAWLQVVPGTLQILVHQLPVREQIDTILTEQLIVELYSKN from the coding sequence ATGGCCCGTTACACCGGACCCATCACCAAGAAGTCGCGTCGCCTCAAGGTCGACCTGGTCGGCGGCGACAAGAACTTCGAGCTCCGTCCCTTCCCGCCCGGCCAGCACGGCCGTCGCCGGATGCAGGAGAAGGAGTACCTCACCCAGCTGCAGGAGAAGCAGAAGGCCCGCTTCACCTACGGCGTCATGGAGAAGCAGTTCCGCGGTTACTACGAGGAGGCCTCGCGCCGCTCGGGCAAGACCGGTGAGACCCTGCTGCAGATCCTCGAGTCCCGCCTGGACAACGTGGTCTACCGCGCCGGCCTGGCCCGCACCCGTCGTGCGGCTCGCCAGCTCGTCACGCACGGCCACTTCGAGGTCAACGGCGTGCGCGTGGACGTCCCGTCCTACCGCGTCGAGCAGTACGACATCATCACCGTGCGCAAGCAGTCCGAGAAGACCTTCCCGATCGAGCTGGCTCGCCAGACCTTCGGCGAGCGCCCCACCCCGGCCTGGCTCCAGGTCGTCCCGGGCACGCTGCAGATCCTGGTGCACCAGCTGCCCGTCCGTGAGCAGATCGACACGATCCTCACCGAGCAGCTGATCGTCGAGCTCTACTCGAAGAACTGA
- the map gene encoding type I methionyl aminopeptidase, with amino-acid sequence MFGRSRIETKTPDQILRMRKAGLVVGQTLQLMAQTVRPGITTKQLDELAEEHIRGCGATPSFLGYHGFTGSLCTSVNEEVVHGIPGSRVLAEGDLISIDCGAIVDGWHGDAAISLIVGGRDAGRPEDLALIDATEDSMWAGIAALAVGESLYAVGAGVEDSIVASGERDGRDYGIVEDYVGHGIGTEMHQDPQVPNYRVRDKGPTVRSGVTVAIEPMVTLGSADTTVLEDDWTVVTNDKSRAAHWENTVAVTDAGLWVLTALDGGKERLEAAGAAYAPLT; translated from the coding sequence ATGTTCGGCCGGTCCCGCATCGAGACCAAGACCCCCGACCAGATCCTGCGCATGCGCAAGGCTGGGCTGGTGGTCGGTCAGACCCTCCAGCTGATGGCCCAGACGGTCCGTCCGGGGATCACGACCAAGCAGCTCGACGAGCTCGCCGAGGAGCACATCCGTGGGTGCGGGGCCACGCCGTCCTTTCTCGGCTACCACGGCTTCACCGGCTCCCTGTGCACCTCCGTCAACGAGGAGGTCGTGCACGGCATCCCCGGGTCGCGGGTGCTCGCCGAAGGTGACCTCATCTCGATCGACTGTGGCGCCATCGTCGACGGCTGGCACGGCGACGCGGCCATCTCGCTGATCGTGGGCGGTCGCGACGCGGGGCGTCCCGAGGATCTTGCCCTGATCGACGCCACCGAGGACTCGATGTGGGCCGGCATCGCGGCGCTCGCGGTGGGGGAGTCGTTGTATGCGGTGGGCGCAGGTGTCGAGGACAGCATCGTCGCGTCGGGGGAGCGCGACGGGCGGGACTACGGCATCGTCGAGGACTACGTCGGGCACGGCATCGGCACGGAGATGCACCAGGACCCGCAGGTCCCCAACTACCGCGTCCGCGACAAGGGCCCCACGGTCCGCTCCGGCGTGACGGTGGCGATCGAGCCGATGGTGACCCTCGGCAGCGCGGACACCACCGTGCTGGAGGACGACTGGACGGTCGTGACCAACGACAAGTCCAGGGCGGCGCACTGGGAGAACACCGTGGCCGTCACCGATGCCGGCCTCTGGGTGCTGACCGCCCTCGACGGCGGCAAGGAGCGGCTGGAAGCCGCCGGCGCGGCATACGCCCCCCTCACCTGA
- the rpsM gene encoding 30S ribosomal protein S13 produces MARLVGVDLPREKRVEIALTYIFGVGRTRSQQALAATGVDPNTRVRDLTDNDLVQLRDYLEANVKIEGDLRREIAADIRRKVEIGSYEGLRHRRGLPVRGQRTKTNARTRKGPKRTVAGKKKVGK; encoded by the coding sequence ATGGCACGTCTTGTTGGTGTGGATCTCCCGCGCGAGAAGCGCGTCGAGATCGCTCTCACCTACATCTTCGGAGTGGGTCGCACCCGCTCCCAGCAGGCCCTGGCCGCGACGGGCGTCGACCCGAACACCCGCGTCCGCGACCTGACCGACAACGACCTGGTCCAGCTCCGCGACTACCTCGAGGCGAACGTCAAGATCGAGGGTGACCTCCGTCGCGAGATCGCCGCCGACATCCGCCGCAAGGTCGAGATCGGCTCCTACGAGGGTCTGCGGCACCGTCGCGGCCTGCCCGTGCGCGGTCAGCGCACCAAGACCAACGCGCGCACCCGCAAGGGCCCCAAGCGCACCGTCGCCGGCAAGAAGAAGGTTGGTAAGTAA
- the infA gene encoding translation initiation factor IF-1, giving the protein MAKKDGVIEIEGTIVEALPNAMFRVELTNGHKVLAHISGKMRQHYIRILPEDRVVVELSPYDLTRGRIVFRYR; this is encoded by the coding sequence ATGGCCAAGAAGGACGGTGTCATCGAGATCGAGGGCACGATCGTCGAGGCTCTCCCGAACGCGATGTTCCGGGTCGAGCTCACGAACGGTCACAAGGTTCTCGCTCACATCTCGGGCAAGATGCGTCAGCACTACATCCGGATCCTCCCCGAGGACCGCGTGGTGGTGGAGCTCAGCCCGTACGACCTGACCCGTGGCCGGATCGTCTTCCGCTACCGCTGA
- a CDS encoding adenylate kinase, translating into MRLIILGPPGAGKGTQAAKIADKFGIPAISTGDIFRANIKNETPLGLQVKEVLASGGYVTDDITNAIVRDRLFEDDAEQGFLLDGFPRTAAQVETLDAILAEHGHALEAVLELTVDQEAVVQRLLKRAEIEGREDDTEEVIRERQAIYRRETAPLTEVYSARGLLVQVDGMGSVDDVFLRISEALEGVARS; encoded by the coding sequence ATGCGTCTGATCATCCTGGGTCCGCCCGGTGCCGGTAAGGGCACGCAGGCGGCCAAGATCGCCGACAAGTTCGGCATCCCGGCGATCTCGACCGGTGACATCTTCCGCGCCAACATCAAGAACGAGACCCCGCTCGGCCTGCAGGTCAAGGAGGTGCTCGCGTCCGGTGGCTACGTCACCGACGACATCACCAACGCGATCGTGCGCGACCGGCTGTTCGAGGACGACGCCGAGCAGGGCTTCCTGCTCGACGGCTTCCCGCGCACCGCCGCCCAGGTCGAGACGCTCGACGCGATCCTGGCCGAGCACGGCCACGCCCTCGAGGCGGTGCTCGAGCTGACCGTCGACCAGGAGGCGGTCGTCCAGCGGCTGCTCAAGCGGGCCGAGATCGAGGGGCGCGAGGACGACACCGAAGAGGTGATCCGCGAGCGCCAGGCGATCTACCGCCGCGAGACCGCCCCGCTGACCGAGGTCTACTCCGCCCGTGGCCTGCTCGTGCAGGTCGACGGCATGGGCTCGGTCGACGACGTCTTCCTCCGCATCTCCGAAGCCCTCGAAGGGGTTGCTCGATCCTGA
- the rpmJ gene encoding 50S ribosomal protein L36, whose translation MKVQPSVKKICDKCKVIRRHGRVMVICENLRHKQRQG comes from the coding sequence ATGAAGGTCCAGCCGAGCGTCAAGAAGATCTGCGACAAGTGCAAGGTGATCCGCCGCCACGGTCGGGTCATGGTGATCTGCGAGAACCTGCGCCACAAGCAGCGCCAGGGCTGA
- the rpsK gene encoding 30S ribosomal protein S11, producing MPPKARTAGAKKVRRKEKKNVAHGHAHIKSTFNNTIISITDPTGAVISWASAGQVGFKGSRKSTPFAAQMAAEAAARRAMEHGMRKVDVFVKGPGSGRETAIRSLTATGLEVGAISDVTPSPHNGVRPPKRRRV from the coding sequence ATGCCTCCCAAGGCTCGTACCGCTGGCGCCAAGAAGGTGCGCCGCAAGGAGAAGAAGAACGTCGCCCACGGGCACGCTCACATCAAGAGCACGTTCAACAACACCATCATCTCGATCACGGACCCCACCGGTGCCGTGATCTCGTGGGCCTCCGCCGGCCAGGTCGGCTTCAAGGGCTCGCGCAAGTCCACCCCGTTCGCCGCTCAGATGGCCGCCGAGGCCGCTGCCCGTCGCGCGATGGAGCACGGCATGCGCAAGGTCGACGTCTTCGTCAAGGGCCCCGGCTCCGGTCGTGAGACCGCCATCCGCTCCCTGACCGCCACCGGCCTCGAGGTCGGCGCGATCAGCGACGTCACCCCCTCGCCGCACAACGGCGTCCGTCCGCCCAAGCGCCGTCGCGTCTGA